From Musa acuminata AAA Group cultivar baxijiao chromosome BXJ3-8, Cavendish_Baxijiao_AAA, whole genome shotgun sequence, one genomic window encodes:
- the LOC135645804 gene encoding truncated transcription factor CAULIFLOWER A-like isoform X1, which translates to MAPRGRVELRRIENRISRQVRFSKRRGGLFKKAYELAVLCDAEVALVVFSPAGKLYEFSSVLSLEKTIDRYKNFMKEDRYVGKHDDPNQNNEQGFAHSEGNSKLLEIVERVFGTDFDKLNMDDLDRLENDICVALKWIRSRKDQSMMDSLANLSSKEKSLLEERRLLQSALIMEERSDSKKIADNSAAAEAAGTSPGNAEGRYAAWWRPPSRSSQPEVDTP; encoded by the exons atggcGCCGCGAGGGAGGGTGGAGCTGCGACGGATCGAGAACCGCATCAGCCGCCAGGTACGCTTCTCTAAGCGCCGGGGCGGCCTCTTCAAGAAGGCCTACGAGCTTGCCGTCCTCTGCGACGCCGAGGTCGCCCTCGTGGTCTTCTCCCCCGCGGGGAAGCTGTACGAGTTCTCCAGCGTCCTCAG CCTGGAGAAGACTATTGACCGCTACAAGAATTTTATGAAAGAAGATAGATATGTTGGCAAGCATGATGACCCAAATCag AATAATGAACAAGGATTTGCGCATTCAGAAGGCAATTCCAAACTACTGGAGATTGTTGAAAG GGTTTTTGGAACAGATTTTGACAAGCTGAATATGGATGACCTTGACCGGCTGGAGAATGATATATGTGTTGCACTAAAATGGATAAGATCTAGAAAG GATCAGTCGATGATGGATTCATTAGCCAACCTTTCTTCGAAG GAGAAATCATTACTTGAGGAGAGAAGACTTTTGCAATCT GCGTTAATCATGGAGGAGAGAAGCGACTCGAAGAAGATCGCCGACAACAGCGCGGCAGCGGAAGCAGCGGGAACGTCACCGGGGAACGCGGAGGGCCGCTACGCTGCTTGGTGGCGACCGCCTTCAAGGTCGTCGCAGCCGGAGGTCGATACGCCGTAG
- the LOC135645804 gene encoding truncated transcription factor CAULIFLOWER D-like isoform X2: protein MAPRGRVELRRIENRISRQVRFSKRRGGLFKKAYELAVLCDAEVALVVFSPAGKLYEFSSVLSLEKTIDRYKNFMKEDRYVGKHDDPNQNNEQGFAHSEGNSKLLEIVERVFGTDFDKLNMDDLDRLENDICVALKWIRSRKSMMDSLANLSSKEKSLLEERRLLQSALIMEERSDSKKIADNSAAAEAAGTSPGNAEGRYAAWWRPPSRSSQPEVDTP, encoded by the exons atggcGCCGCGAGGGAGGGTGGAGCTGCGACGGATCGAGAACCGCATCAGCCGCCAGGTACGCTTCTCTAAGCGCCGGGGCGGCCTCTTCAAGAAGGCCTACGAGCTTGCCGTCCTCTGCGACGCCGAGGTCGCCCTCGTGGTCTTCTCCCCCGCGGGGAAGCTGTACGAGTTCTCCAGCGTCCTCAG CCTGGAGAAGACTATTGACCGCTACAAGAATTTTATGAAAGAAGATAGATATGTTGGCAAGCATGATGACCCAAATCag AATAATGAACAAGGATTTGCGCATTCAGAAGGCAATTCCAAACTACTGGAGATTGTTGAAAG GGTTTTTGGAACAGATTTTGACAAGCTGAATATGGATGACCTTGACCGGCTGGAGAATGATATATGTGTTGCACTAAAATGGATAAGATCTAGAAAG TCGATGATGGATTCATTAGCCAACCTTTCTTCGAAG GAGAAATCATTACTTGAGGAGAGAAGACTTTTGCAATCT GCGTTAATCATGGAGGAGAGAAGCGACTCGAAGAAGATCGCCGACAACAGCGCGGCAGCGGAAGCAGCGGGAACGTCACCGGGGAACGCGGAGGGCCGCTACGCTGCTTGGTGGCGACCGCCTTCAAGGTCGTCGCAGCCGGAGGTCGATACGCCGTAG